A window of Cellulosimicrobium protaetiae genomic DNA:
CGAGTACGCCGGCCACGCCGTGCGGTACGTGTCCCAGAACCCGTTGTTCACGTAGATCTTGCCGTCGACGATCTTGGCGTTGGTCTGCGTGTCCGTCGCCGAGCCGGTGGTCGCGGAGACCGGGCTCGCGTACCGGTACACCGGCGCCTCGGCCGTGCCCGTGTTCTCGAACTGCGAGTTCGGGTACAGGTTGAGGCGGTAGAGGTTGGAGTACAGCGTGACGAGCTGGTCCTCGCTCGCGCCCTCGACCTCGATGACGCCCAGACGGTCGTTCCACGCCTGCGCGGCGGCGGCCTTGACCTCGGTGAAGGTCTTGCCCGTCACCTCCAGGTCGAGGTTCTTGCGCGCCTGGTCGAGGCTGATGAACGACGTCGCGACGCGCAGCTCGACCGTCTTGTCGGACGAGGTGTCGAACGTGGCGAAGCGCGCGTCCGCGCGGTTGCCCGCCGCCGTCCCGACCGCCGTCGGACTACGGTCGAAGGTGCCGGCGACGAACATGCGCGTGCGGCCCACGGACAGGCCCGAGCCGTTCTCGACCCAGCCGGAGATCGTCCCCGTGGCCTGGTCGAACGTCAGCTTGGACGAGCCGTCCACCTTGTCCACGAGCACGTGCCCGGTGTTCCCGGGATAGGAGAAGCGCAGCACCGCGCCGTGGTCGGTCGGCGTCGCCTCGATCGCGGACTGGTTGGTGAACGTGACCCCGTAGTAGTCCGGGCGCGCCAGCTCGTCGGCGTGGTCGAACTCGAGTCCGCGCGTCGAGAGCGTGGCGTTCGGCGTGCCGGACACCGTCGACGGGAGGAACGTGAGCTGGTTGCGGTCACCCATCCAGGGGCTGGGCTCGTGCGAGATGCCGAAGCCCTGGAGCACGGGCTTGTTGTTGGCGTTGTTGGCCTTGTGGTACTCGTACAGCCAGCTCTGCGAGGAGGCGTTCGTGTACGGCGTCCAGAAGTTGAAGCCGTTCGGCGTCGCCGTCGCCGGGATGTTGTTCCCGCGCGAGAAGCTGCCCGACGCGAGCGTGCCGCGGCGCGTGTCCACGTAGTTGGCGAGGCTCGAGCCGTCGATCGTCGCCGGGCTCGCGGTGATCGCGACGTCGTCGAGCCAGCCCGCGAACTTGGTGCCGGCGTGGCCGCCCGGGTTGTCGTAGCCGAGCAGCACCTGGTCGACGGTCTTGCCCGCGGCGACGTCGCCGAGGTCGATCCGCACGGAGTTCCACTGGTCGGCGTAGAGGATCTTGCCCTCGCCCTGCGCCTGCGCCGTCGCGACGGTCTCGTGCGCGTCGCGCGCGCCGAGGTCGGACAGGTAGGTGCCGTCGGTGAACTGCACGTCCACGGACGCGTACGTCGACGGGTACTGCAGGTCGTCGAGCAGCTCGGGGAAGATCGTGTAGCTCAGGCGTGTGTCCTCGCCGACGACGACGTCCACGTCGTCGTAGAGCACGTTGGTCGCGTAGGTCTCGCCGTCCGCGAGGTGCGAGCCGTCGTACCGCAGGGAGGCAAGCCCGGAGAACCCGACGCCCGCCTTGTTGGTGAAGTTGACGCGCGGCCCGGTGCCGACCTTGGTCGTCATGGGCGCGGCGGACGGGCCTGCGCTCAGGTCGGACGAGAGGTCCCACCCGGCGAGCTGAACGATGCCGTCGCCGGAGTTGGCGGTGACGTTGAGGCGCAGGTAGGTGTAGGCCTCGGTCGGCTCGTCGAGCTCGAAGGTGCGGGTCTGCTGCCGGTTCGGGAAGTCCTCGTCGGTGCGCTGGTCGAGCGGCGTCCACGTGGTGCCGTCGTTCGAGCCCTCGACGATCCAGTTCTTCGGGTCGCGGCCCGCCGAGTCGTCGGCCGAGGTCATCGAGTAGGCGACGAACGACACGGGCTCGGCGAACTCGTACCGGACCCAACCGGTCGAGGCGAACGCGAGCCACTTGGTGCCCGACGAGCCGTCCGCGAGGTTCGCGGCACCTTCGTTGGGCAGGTTCTGGGCGCTCGCCGTGACGGCCTTGAGCGTGCCGAGCACGCTGCCCGGGAGGCCGCTCGTGAACGACCCGACGTTCGCCTGCCAGGGTGCGCCGTCGCGCTCGGCCACCGTGGTGGCGAGCGCGGCCGGGTCTCCCGACTCGAAGGACGACGAGAAGTCCCCGGGCTCGGCCGCGGCCGCGGGCGCGGCGGTGAGCACACCCACGGGTACGGCGAGGGGGACGGTGAGAGCAGCGGCGAGCGCGAGCCCGAGGGGGCGTGCGCGGCCGCTCCCGGAGCGCGGCGTCGCCGCGGCTCCGGGTGGACGGTTTCTGGTCATGCTCGCGATCTCCTTCGATCGTCTGACAGCGCTGTCATGCTGCAGGGGTGCCCCTGACAACGCGCAGGGGGGAAGCGTTGTCAGGGGCAACCTGAACCTATGCGGGAGCCCCGGCGTTTGTCAACGCGCCCGGGCTCCCGACCGGTACGCCTACGCCGCACCGGGGCCGGGGACCTCCCCCGTGCCCCGGACGACGAGCCGCGTCGGCACCACGACGAGGCGCGGCGCGAGCTCCGGGTTCTCTGCGCGCGAGACCGCCAGTGCGGCCGCCTGCCGCCCCATCTCCACCACGTCGTACCCGACGACGGTCACGTGCAGGAGGTCCGCGAGCTCGAAGTCGTCGAAGCCCACGAGCGCGACGTCGGCCGGCTCGCCCGCGGACGCCCGGTCCCGCAGCGCGTGGAGCGCGCCGACCGTGATCTTGTTGTTCGCCGTGACGAGCGCCGTCGGGGGCTCGGGCAGCGCCAGGAGCTCTGCCACGAACGCGCGCGCGAGATCCGCGTCATGGGCGCCGTCGCGCACGTACCGCGACGGGTCGTCGACCCCCGCGCCGCGCAACGTCGCGACGAACTCGTCGCGACGCTCCTGGAACGTCCACAGGCGCGAGACGTCACCGACGAGCGCGATCCGCCGGTGCCCGTGCGCGAGCAGGTGCGTCACGGCGTCGCGCACCCCGCCGCGGTTGTCGATGACCACCGTGTCGGCGTCGACCCCGCGGGCGGGCCGGTCGATGAACACGACCGGCAGCCCGTCGTCGAGCTCGCGGCGCAGCGACGAGTGGTCGGTCGACGTGGGCGTCACGACGAGCGCGCCGACGCGCCGCTCGACGAGCGCCTCCGTCAGCGACCGCTCGCGCTCGGGCTCCTCGTCGGAGCTCGTCGTGATGAGCTGGAGCCCGTGGTGGCGCAGCTCGCGCTCGATCCCGCTCGCGAGCGCCGAGTAGAACGGGTTGGCGAGGTCGCCGGTGACGAACCCGACGAGCCGTGACGACCCGCCGCGCGCGAGGTCGGCCGCCACCGCGTTGCGGCGGAAGCCGAGCCGCTGGGCGGCCTCCTGGACCTTGGCGCGCGTCTGCGGCGCCACGTTCGGCTCGTCGTTGAGCACGCGCGACGCCGTCTTGAGACTGACGCCCGCGACCTCCGCGACGGCCGCCAGCGTCGGCCGGCGTCCTCCTCGACCGGCGTGCACGCGCGTCGTCGTGTCGCTCGTCGCACCCTCTGTCGTCACCGGGGCACCGCCCGGCGGGAGGGTCCCCGCGCTCTCCCCCTGCACCACCATCGTTCAGACCTCCCGTCGGCCACGGATCAGCATGTCGACGACGATAGCGAGCAGGAGCACCGCTCCGGTCACGATGTAGCGCGTCGCCGTGTCGAGATTCAGCAGCGTGAGCCCGTTCGCGATCGACTGGATGACCAGCACGCCGAGCAGCGCGGACCACGCGCTGCCGCGCCCGCCGAAGAGGCTGGTCCCGCCGATGACCGCCGCGGCGATCGCGGTGAGGTAGGTGTCGGCCGCGCCCGTGCCCTGGTTCGCGGCGGCGAGGCGCCCGGCCGCGAGGATGCCGCCGAGCGCGGCGAACGTGGAGCAGGCGACGAAGCACGAGACGACGGTCCGCCGCACCGCGACGCCCGCGAGGAGCGCGGAGCGGCGGTTCCCGCCGACGGCGCGGACCGACCTGCCCCACCGCGTGCGCCGCAGCAGGACGTCGACGACGACCACCAGCGCGACGAAGAGCACGACCGTGTAGCCGATCCCGCGCGCGGTCCCCAGGTACGCGACCGTGCCGACGAGGACCGCGGCGAGGATCGCGGTGCGGACCGCGATCCGGCCCAGGCCGGGGCTCGGCAGCTCCGCGCGCACGCGGCGCAGGTGGTCGGCGACGCGCAGCCCGGCGTACCCGACGACGACCACGACGACGACGCCCCAGGCGACCGGGGCCGGCAGGAACCCCTGCTGCACGGTCCGCACGAGCCAGGACTCGAACGGGATGTTGATCGAGCCCTTGGGCCCGAGCACCCGGAGCTGCACGCCCGCGAGGACGAGCAGGCCGGCCAGCGTGAAGACGAACGACGCGAGCCCGAGGCGCGTCGACAGCAGCCCGTAGCCGAGCCCGACCACGACCCCTACCGCGAGCGCCGCGAGGATCGCGAGCCCGACCGGCCAGTCGAGGTTGACGGTACCGACCGCGAGCACCGCTGCGGCGAGCCCGCTCACGGAGCCGACCGACAGGTCGATCTGCCCGACGAGCAGCACGAGCACGACCCCGAGCGCGATGATCCCCGTGGGGGCGCTCTGGAGCGTGAGGTTGACGAGGTTCTCCGCCGAGAGGAAGGCCGGGTTGATCGCGCCGAGCACGACCCAGATGAGCAGGAGCGCGCCGACGATCGGGAGCATGCCGAGGTGCGCGCCGCGGAGCTGCTGGACGACGCTCCCGGACAGCGCGCCGTGCGCCGGGCGGTCGAGGGCACCCGGGGTGCGGCCGGGGACGCTCATCGGTGCACCGCCCCGGTGCCGCCGGAGCGCCGCTCGTGCCCCGGGTCGGTGGACGTCCGCGCCGTGCCGCCCGGCCGGACGGGCCGGACGGCTCCGGTCATCGCGGCGAGCAGGTCCTCGTAGGACGTGTCGCCCGCGAACTCGCCGTGCACGCGACCGAGGCGCAGCACGAGGATCCGGTCGGCGACGGCCTGGAGGTCGCCCGCCTGGTGGCTGATGAGCACGACGGCGTGGCCGCGCTCGCGCAGCTTCTCGATGAGGTTGAGCACCTCGGCGGTCTGCCGGACGCCGAGTGCCGCCGTCGGCTCGTCGAGGACGAGCACGCGCGGTGCGCCGAGCAGGGCCCGCGCGACGGCGACGACCTGGCGCTGCCCCCCGGACAGCGTGCGCACCGGCTCGCGCACCGACGGGACGGTCGCCGCGAGCTGGTCGAGCAGCCCCCAGGCCTCGCGCTCCATCGCGATCTCGTCGAGGAACGGGCCGCGCAGGGTCTCCTGACCGAGGAACACGTTCTCGACGACGTCGAGGTCGTCGACCAGCGCGAGCTGCTGGAACACCGCCGCGATCCCGTGCGCGCGCGCCGTCGCGGGCGAGTCGAGGACGACGGGCGCCCCGTCGAGCAGGACCTCGCCCGCGTCCGGCCGGTACGCCCCGGCGACGACGCCCGCGAGCGTGGACTTGCCGGCTCCGTTGTCGCCCACCACGGCGAGCACCTCGTGCTCGCGCACCTCGACGTCGACGTCGACGAGCGCACGGACTCCGCCGAAGCTCTTGGAGATCCCACGCAGGGACAGGACGGGGGCGCTCACGGGGTCGCCTCCAGGAGCCCGGCCTCGACGCACGCGTCGACGTAGTACCGCGTGCAGATCTCGTCGACGGTGTAGACGCCGCCATCGACGATGACGCGCTGCACGTCGTCCACCCCGACGGCTCGCGGTGCGAGGAGCAGGCTCGGGACGCCGTCGATGCTCGCGGTCGCGCGCGGGTCCTCGCCGCGCAGGACGCGCACGGCGAGCTCGGCGGCGGTGCGCGCCTGCTGGGCGGTCGCCTTGTAGACGGTCATGTACTGGTCGCCGGAGACGACTCGCTGGACCGCCGCCAGCTCGCCGTCCTGCCC
This region includes:
- a CDS encoding sugar ABC transporter permease, whose amino-acid sequence is MSVPGRTPGALDRPAHGALSGSVVQQLRGAHLGMLPIVGALLLIWVVLGAINPAFLSAENLVNLTLQSAPTGIIALGVVLVLLVGQIDLSVGSVSGLAAAVLAVGTVNLDWPVGLAILAALAVGVVVGLGYGLLSTRLGLASFVFTLAGLLVLAGVQLRVLGPKGSINIPFESWLVRTVQQGFLPAPVAWGVVVVVVVGYAGLRVADHLRRVRAELPSPGLGRIAVRTAILAAVLVGTVAYLGTARGIGYTVVLFVALVVVVDVLLRRTRWGRSVRAVGGNRRSALLAGVAVRRTVVSCFVACSTFAALGGILAAGRLAAANQGTGAADTYLTAIAAAVIGGTSLFGGRGSAWSALLGVLVIQSIANGLTLLNLDTATRYIVTGAVLLLAIVVDMLIRGRREV
- a CDS encoding ATP-binding cassette domain-containing protein; its protein translation is MSAPVLSLRGISKSFGGVRALVDVDVEVREHEVLAVVGDNGAGKSTLAGVVAGAYRPDAGEVLLDGAPVVLDSPATARAHGIAAVFQQLALVDDLDVVENVFLGQETLRGPFLDEIAMEREAWGLLDQLAATVPSVREPVRTLSGGQRQVVAVARALLGAPRVLVLDEPTAALGVRQTAEVLNLIEKLRERGHAVVLISHQAGDLQAVADRILVLRLGRVHGEFAGDTSYEDLLAAMTGAVRPVRPGGTARTSTDPGHERRSGGTGAVHR
- a CDS encoding LacI family DNA-binding transcriptional regulator; protein product: MVVQGESAGTLPPGGAPVTTEGATSDTTTRVHAGRGGRRPTLAAVAEVAGVSLKTASRVLNDEPNVAPQTRAKVQEAAQRLGFRRNAVAADLARGGSSRLVGFVTGDLANPFYSALASGIERELRHHGLQLITTSSDEEPERERSLTEALVERRVGALVVTPTSTDHSSLRRELDDGLPVVFIDRPARGVDADTVVIDNRGGVRDAVTHLLAHGHRRIALVGDVSRLWTFQERRDEFVATLRGAGVDDPSRYVRDGAHDADLARAFVAELLALPEPPTALVTANNKITVGALHALRDRASAGEPADVALVGFDDFELADLLHVTVVGYDVVEMGRQAAALAVSRAENPELAPRLVVVPTRLVVRGTGEVPGPGAA